Below is a genomic region from Raphanus sativus cultivar WK10039 chromosome 4, ASM80110v3, whole genome shotgun sequence.
CTTCCTTGGCGTTACTACTCAACAAAGCATCCGTGGTTGGACCGTAGTTGCCTGATTGTCTCATCTGCAATGAATCATAATAGACTCCTCCAGGCTGCACATTTGCATTTGAATCCAAGTCCGTGGTTCTGTAGAAAGCTCGTGGATTTGTATCCATGGCTGGAGCCAGTGGAATTGTAGAGTCACAGAATGGGATGGAATAGCTTGATGAGCCGTCATCGAACTGATGACTCATGATGCTATTACTGTTTTGAGCAGGAGGAGGGGGAAGAgtggaggatgatgatgatacagCGTTTGACCAATGTTCCAAACGTTTATTGATCTGGTGTCCAGGGAAGGCTGAAGGAGATGCTTGTGGGTGACCTTGTAGAACCAAGTGGCTGTTGTTATTAGGAAGGGAGCTTTGTTGTGTTGAAGGGAAGCTAGGAAAAGCCGCCATTGAGTTCCCGGGGATGATgctcttgttgttgtttgtCTGAAGCTGGTCGAACTCTAAAGGCATTGGTAACCCTTGAAGTATGTTTCCTCCATCAATGTGGTTAAGAGGAAGTGATGAGACATGGTGAAACTTTCCAAGATCGGTTGGGTTTTGCAAGAACATTCccgaagaaggagaagaagaaaggctACGGACACCACCGATTCCAGAAGGAGTGTTGAGTCGGCCAAGAATCCCGTTTGGAGGGAACGGTCTCATCCCCGCAGCGGCGGCGGCTCCACCGTGGAACTGGCCGGATCCAGCGGGAATTGGTCGGTGGTGAAAACCGTCAAGTCCATTGCTCATTTGCAAGAAATGTAAGTCAGAGTTGGCCATAATAGCTTGTTGGTTCCCACTGATCCTCTTCAAGTAAAGGCGAAACTTCTGAAGATGACTAGCCACATTCTCTCTAGTCAGCTTCTCAACATTCATCAGATCAAGAATCTTTTTAGGCATTGCCTCTGCaatcagaacaaaaaaaagaaattaaaaccaTACATAACAGTGTTTGTTCTGAAGCCTATAATCAATGCTTTAAGTCCTAATATTAGTTTCGTTATTCGATCCTCTAGACTTTATACTATATACTTTTCAAGTTGAGCTAACAAACAATTCATTTGGACGTTTAAACAAAACTTACTCTCAAACCCCAGTTGGTTAACCGCTGCTACAAATTTCTTGTGAAGCTCAACCGTCCAAACAACACGAGGCTTCTTTTGAGATGACGGATCATCGTTATCATCTCTTTCCTCGTCTTCATCCTCGTTGTACTGATCTTTACGTTTTCTATTTGCTCTCCCATTGTTCTGATCAGAGTTTGCAACACCTTCATTACCCGATCCATCTTTCTTGTCGCCGTTATTACTCCCACGGTTCTTATCGAATCTACTCCTCACCACATGCTGCCATATGTTTTTCAGCTCCTCGATACGGACCGGTTTCAGTAGATAGTCACAAGCCCCATGAGTAACTCCTTTCATCACATACTTTGGATCGCTATGCGCAGATAACACTGcagagtttttaaaataaaaaacaagaaaatcatCATAAAACTAAACCAGGAATCAAGAATCAAATATCAATAatcaagaaaaatatgaaacattctgattataataatgaaaaaaattagttgACTTACTAATGACAGGTAGGTCCATTTCAAGACCAACAAGCTCAAGCAGTTTGAAACCATCCATGTCAGGCATGTCAACATCGCTAATAACCAGATCAAACTTGTTCTTGTTCTCTCTCAATAACTCTAGAGCCTTTTGGGCCTGGTTCGTCGTTGTAACTGCAGCCATAAAGTttctgttttattaattttaaattttcagtaAATTAAATTCAACAATAAGCTTTCGTGACACATGTAATCATTACAGTTGTggatcaaaacaaataaaatgtgatttttgaGGCTATTGTCAATCTTCAGACTCGATCTATGCTGGAAAGATCCAATTAGAAACCAGGATTTCTACGTGAGGTTAGGTAGGTAGGTATTTGAATCCTTGTCTTAAAAGATTCCATTAgtgattaaaaaaaactcagatCAAGAAAATAAATAGGACTGAATCTTAAAAACCCATTTGGAGAAACTCATCAACAGATCCCAAAACATGAAATGATCGGTGCAAGAAAGAAGAGGGAAGAGATAGAGAAAGGAACCATGGTATTGGCAACGATGAAGCAATGATTCGAGGATACGAAGACAAGTCTGGTCATCGTCAACAGCAAGAACTCTCATTCCTACAGGAAACTGGTCCAAGGCTACACAATCTTGTTCAACAGTCATCTTCTCGGACAGACCAAGAAATCAAAAGTTgagatttcttttttctttttcttttgcttgttCTTGCAAGTGTCTCGAAAAAAAGctaggagagagagaaagtgtgCAGGGAACGTCGACGGAAAATGAGATTTATTGGATTAAATATGAATGggtctagagagagagagtgatttagagagtatctatcttattaaaacagaaacattctgttggacctaacatttattttgtaagtttttaaattaaatacacatttatactttatagttaaacctacattaaatcactaatgtttttttatttatactactatccatgtttccaaacaatatacttatttctttatactactatcaatgtttccaaacaatatatttttatactactatcaatgtttccgaacaatacaataattaattttagttattttatatatatcattttctctttaaaattttgtagaaacgttataatttcataaattgcaaaataatgaactttaaaatttggattataagattacattatgaaactattacaatttaaatccaattagattacatatcggtcatccatcagttcaatcggttagtctcgggttttagtgatttttttaatatgtatattttaaaaacctaaattgaattgtcagatctccggattaaccggtataatcacaatcggattgaatttaaaaacactgatttaaatgcaaaaatattttaaatacacactctttaaaaattaccaaaatatttgttaattattagtgaaatttttcatcgtaaaatattccgcgtttccaaagcgcgggtcaaaatctagtataataTTAAGATTTAGAGAGAGGTACAAGATTGCAGAGTTAAAACAAAAGTTTCTTCTCTGGCGAGGGAAAAAGGAATCTTAGTTATCTATCTATAAATGGATACTCTAAGCTGTGATGTAATGATCGTCAAGACTCGCAATCTACTTTATTctgcaaaattttaattttttttactattttaggCTTTTActttcaaacttttaaaatatttttaacattttagtaTTATTTGTACTTTGCTTTTATTTTCTGTAATCGTAAAAATTGGACTTTAAATTCACAGGTTCTTTCAAATTCGAAActatctttaaaaataatttaaaaaataatagttcaaTATCATAGATTTGAACCGGAACACAAAACATAGTAAGATTTAATTGTAACATTCAAACAAATTATTGAGacataaccaaaaataaatcataGCTGTTATTTGAAATTAGCAAATTGCTGTTTAAAACATggttaaaatctattatttGAAAGAATCAATTAATTTAGAAATCTTTAGAGATGGGAAAGTCTTTTAAGTGGAAGATTTGGTTTACTATATAATGTTTATCTCATCATTATATTTGAAGATACATTTTGATTCTGGTTCAAGCTAGGATTGTCTAACTGTTACATTTGACAAACAAACTTTAATTGTttcattttaccaaaaagaaaaacttcaatTGTTTCCATAACTTCAGTCATTATTAAATATACTTTAGCATTTCTTTTTGAAtgtaaataaaatgtaataaaacGAGTCGCATGTCATATAGAGTAGGAACTATCTCCCATACTTTTCACTTGCAAACAAAGTCATTTCGGGTTTGTAGATAGTTTTCTCAGTACTGTCTTCTTCTCTTGATCTTCTCTCTCTCGGCTCACATCTCTTCTTGTCGCCACACTTTCTTGTGTCGAACATCTCTTTCttctatcttctttttctttttccattttaataaaatattttctattgaaaaacaaaattttacggaacaccttatAAATACTGCTAAATCGTTTCTTCCTTATTTAAGCCAAGGACATGTTTCTTAATTTCCTTCTTCTGTAATCACTTCACTTTTTTGTCTTTGTCATTTCTTGTTGCTCTTTTCTCCTTTTGCTTATAAACCCCAGAAAAGAAACCAATATAACATCAAACGTGAATGGGTCGGCAAATATAACTCAAAACCTATACCGCTTATGCAACGCTAAGTTTTGGAagctttctttttctgaaactAGAGATTTGGAAGTTAATTTGACATATATTATCTTTAAATAAATTTCTTATGTTTAATTTAGATGATATTCTAAATATAATAACTTCAAGTACTATTTACATATAgtatatttgaaaataacatattgtgaatttttttgaataagttgaccaaaaaaagttCTGGTTAAAAATGGCAGGCTTTAGAGAGGGCATGCTCAACTTTGGGAAGTGcgttacaacttacaagtgtGAGCGTGCATCAAAAACCCTCTTTCGTGCAGTTTCAGCCTGAAATCAATATGTCTAGTCTAAGAAAAGGATCTGAAAAGCAAGAAAACTTTATTTTACTTTAGTTTTTGCCTTGTTATTGGTTTTTCCTTACGGTTTTACCTTCAAAGTTTTAAATTTCCAGGTTTCCTTGCTTTTAGGagagtaaatatttttaacaactattttattattttatttatttaaaatgtagcattacacatataataataaaaatacaatcaactgcatatctaaaataaaagataacacTACAATACATAGAGTAAaattttaagttgttttttcTGAACGTTTTCAATGCAATCTTCAATGTTTGGTTCTCGACCATATAATGAAATTCTAAACTTTCTTtcgttgttttttttgttttctaacaTTAGTCAACTTCCAATTAGGAACTATAGATGTCTATCAATAATGAATctaatataatgattttatcgaaaaaaattagaaagacTAATCTTCAACCATTCTAAAAACATCGTCATACAAAAAAATACCAGTTCATCGTCCTTATGAATTTACGTGATCTTAAATATCGTTTGATGTATATAATTGATCAGTTAGACATTGCTAGATTGCATTTCCATGCATAAGTCCATATCAGATGTTGGAGATACCATTTGGTGAAATTAGAGCTCACATTTGGTGAAATTAGAGCAAAATGAGCTGATTATGAAGCAAAAGAGTGATCTTTGTTCGAGAGAAGGGTTTGAAGGAAAAGTGTCACTGCGGTCGTACCAGCGGCTTAAAAGCCATGTCACAAGGCCACTGTG
It encodes:
- the LOC108850804 gene encoding two-component response regulator ARR12 isoform X2; this encodes MTVEQDCVALDQFPVGMRVLAVDDDQTCLRILESLLHRCQYHVTTTNQAQKALELLRENKNKFDLVISDVDMPDMDGFKLLELVGLEMDLPVIMLSAHSDPKYVMKGVTHGACDYLLKPVRIEELKNIWQHVVRSRFDKNRGSNNGDKKDGSGNEGVANSDQNNGRANRKRKDQYNEDEDEERDDNDDPSSQKKPRVVWTVELHKKFVAAVNQLGFEKAMPKKILDLMNVEKLTRENVASHLQKFRLYLKRISGNQQAIMANSDLHFLQMSNGLDGFHHRPIPAGSGQFHGGAAAAAGMRPFPPNGILGRLNTPSGIGGVRSLSSSPSSGMFLQNPTDLGKFHHVSSLPLNHIDGGNILQGLPMPLEFDQLQTNNNKSIIPGNSMAAFPSFPSTQQSSLPNNNSHLVLQGHPQASPSAFPGHQINKRLEHWSNAVSSSSSTLPPPPAQNSNSIMSHQFDDGSSSYSIPFCDSTIPLAPAMDTNPRAFYRTTDLDSNANVQPGGVYYDSLQMRQSGNYGPTTDALLSSNAKEGFIVGQQKLQSGFMGAEAGSLDDIVNSTMKQSQGDLSEGDLGYGGFSSLRTCL
- the LOC108850804 gene encoding two-component response regulator ARR12 isoform X1, whose translation is MTVEQDCVALDQFPVGMRVLAVDDDQTCLRILESLLHRCQYHVTTTNQAQKALELLRENKNKFDLVISDVDMPDMDGFKLLELVGLEMDLPVIMLSAHSDPKYVMKGVTHGACDYLLKPVRIEELKNIWQHVVRSRFDKNRGSNNGDKKDGSGNEGVANSDQNNGRANRKRKDQYNEDEDEERDDNDDPSSQKKPRVVWTVELHKKFVAAVNQLGFEKAMPKKILDLMNVEKLTRENVASHLQKFRLYLKRISGNQQAIMANSDLHFLQMSNGLDGFHHRPIPAGSGQFHGGAAAAAGMRPFPPNGILGRLNTPSGIGGVRSLSSSPSSGMFLQNPTDLGKFHHVSSLPLNHIDGGNILQGLPMPLEFDQLQTNNNKSIIPGNSMAAFPSFPSTQQSSLPNNNSHLVLQGHPQASPSAFPGHQINKRLEHWSNAVSSSSSTLPPPPAQNSNSIMSHQFDDGSSSYSIPFCDSTIPLAPAMDTNPRAFYRTTDLDSNANVQPGGVYYDSLQMRQSGNYGPTTDALLSSNAKEGFIVGQQKLQSGFMGAEAGSLDDIVNSTMKQEQSQGDLSEGDLGYGGFSSLRTCL